DNA sequence from the Cystobacter ferrugineus genome:
CGGGGATGCCATCGCCACCCCCGACGACGACGGCCGGCGCATCGTCGGGGACACGCTCCTGGTGCTGATGAACGCCCACCACGAGCCCATCACCTTCCACCTGCCCGCCATCGAGTGGGGCGCGGACTGGGAAGAGGTGGTGGACACGAGTCAGTCCCGCGTCTCGCACCATCCCCACACTCCCGCGGGGGGAACCCTGGTGGTGGCGGGCCGTTCGCTCCGGGTGCTGCGCCGTCCCGCCGTCGATTAGACGGGCTACTTCTCGCGGGGCGCGTGGCAAGGGGGTCGACGGCGCCCCTCCCCCTGATTATAGGGAGGGGTCCGGATCCAGGAAGGAACCGCTTGAATACGAACGTCGCGCTTTGGGTGGGCTTCAACCTCTTCGTGCTGGCCATGCTCGCCCTGGACCTGGGCGTCTTCCATCGCAAGGAGCACGTGGTGTCGCCCAAGGAGGCGGGCCTGTGGACGGTGGTGTGGATCGTCCTGAGCCTGGCCTTCTGCGGGATTCTGGGGCTCACCGGCTACTGGAATCACGAGCAGTCGCTGCAGTGGGTGACGGCCTACGTGGTCGAGTACGCGCTGTCGGTCGACAACCTCTTCGTCTTCCTCATGGTGTTCGCCTTCTTCCAGGTGCCGCTCGTGGTGCAGCACCGGGTGCTCTTCTGGGGCATCATCGGGGCGTTCATCATGCGCGCGGTCCTCATCGTGACGGGCACCGCGCTCGTGCAGCGCTTCCACTGGCTGCTCTACATCTTCGGCGCCTTCCTCATCTTCACGGCGGTGAAGATGGCCTTCTCCAAGGACGAGGACGCCGCGGAGCCGGAGCAGTCCCTGGTGATGCGCCTCGGCCGGCGCTTCCTGCCCGTGGCGCGCCAGAATGACGGCAACCGCTTCTTCACCCTGGAGGACGGCCGGCGCAAGGTGACGCCCCTGTTCCTCGTGCTGCTGGTGGTGGAGACGACGGACC
Encoded proteins:
- a CDS encoding TerC family protein; translation: MNTNVALWVGFNLFVLAMLALDLGVFHRKEHVVSPKEAGLWTVVWIVLSLAFCGILGLTGYWNHEQSLQWVTAYVVEYALSVDNLFVFLMVFAFFQVPLVVQHRVLFWGIIGAFIMRAVLIVTGTALVQRFHWLLYIFGAFLIFTAVKMAFSKDEDAAEPEQSLVMRLGRRFLPVARQNDGNRFFTLEDGRRKVTPLFLVLLVVETTDLLFALDSIPAVLGISQDAFIVYTSNVCAILGLRSLFFVVASLMDKFHLLKVGLAIILGFVGLKMVITFFDIHIPIGLSLGVIGGVLLGSILASLVFPKAAETHGLPASEPKREDAEIEG